AATTCCTTCACCATAAAGGTCGTACCAGACTCCATAGAGCGTTCCAATTCTTTGCGAGCTCTGCGATATTGGTCTACCAGATCTCCTTTAAGCTCTTTCAACGCCGTAACATACTCATCCTTCTTGAAACGAGCCGGAATGGATTTCAGCGTCTTCCCTTTGCTGACAATTTCAATATCTGCCGTTCCTTCATCATCAATGACCAGTTGTATCGTTGTAGCCTCATCCAAGGCATGGGGCTCAAAATAAGAGCGGAGATCATCCAGCTTGCGAGCTTCCATGTCCCAGACGAGACGGGTTACGTCATCATAACCTGCATTACGTGCCAAATTCCCGAGCGCAATCCGTGAAACCAGTGCCTCACTAGCCTTCCGCTGTGCCCCAAATTTCTTGCTTTGTTCCAGAAACTTCTGGATAAAATCATAACGTTCGCGGACATCTGGTTCAGGCGGCTCGGCAAGTGGAATCAAACTGTAGGTCAACAAATGGTCTTTGTTTCGCTTATCTTCCACTGATTTTTCCATTTCACTCCGTTTCAGCTTACCCAGCGTTGCATCCGCAAACAATTGGGATCGACGATGATTGGCTCCAGCCGAAATATACTTGGCACAGTCGTACAGCAGATCAAATCGTTCCTCGCCCAGCGTCTCATAGGCCTCATGAAACCAGTGAATATCAAAGGCACCATCATTAAAATCCTGCGGAGCTATCGGTGAATAATGAGCTACAATCGTTTCCTTCTCAGCCGAAAAGCCTTCATTGATATGCGCATGGAAGTACCATGCTGCACTGCGAAGTCCTTCCCACCCGAGATAGCCTGCTACAATCTCAATCCATTGTGGGGCATACATTGCCGCCTCCAACAAACGTTTATCTGTAATTTTAGTTTTCTTCAGCTTCTCCTTGAGTAATGCAGCATCCTCGCCATCACTTGGATAACATGCCTTGAGCAAGTGGCTGAACGATTCTTTTTTGGTAATACGATCACCGTAGCCATACACATAACCACGCACGAACGTTTCCTTGTCGAGCCCCTCCAGAATACGGATAAAATAATCCATGCCTTCAATCCGGCTCAGACCCATCACCTTTGACGTGGCTTCGGTAGGCAAATCGCCTCGAACCAATTCAACCTCCAGCAGTCGATCAATAACCGTACGACGTATCTCCAAAAATTCTGGCTTGCTGGAAATCCATGTATTACGAGCATTGGTTAAGGTGCTCATATGCCTTCTGCTTTCACTACCGGCCAGCAGCTCCCGATACACTTCACCTACACTGATCAGTCCTTTTTCATAGGCTTTGAAGTGATCCTCCAGATCCAGCGGAGAATAAAAACGATTTTCCATGCCTGGCCATTCTGCGTAGTTCACAAAGGTATGGAAAAAGCGCTTAAAGGACTCATTATCATGGACTCGCCCTTTCTCCAATGCCAACCACGGGCCGGACAATAAATGAAACATTCCCATATCCTCTACAGGTCTATCCTTAGGCATACTTTGCATTAGTGAATTGAAGGCAAGGTCGATTACGTCAAATGTTTCGGAACCGGCTGTGTCCATAAAATAAGCATTAATTAATGTGCTTACCTGATCGGAATAGGTCAGCTCTGCCATCCACTTTTGAACCTCGTTAATCCGCTCTAAAGGATACATTTGTTCGGCGAAGTCTTTACGCCATCCTTCTAGCAGCTTTTGCTTGCTTTGTTCTGAATAGCCAAAGTTAAATGAGAAATATCGATAGTAGCGATCCAACGTTTGGTCCATTGGCTCCAATCGATCATAAAAAACAAGCTCCAGCAGATCACGTGCTTCTATGCCGCTTTCCTGCAAATAACGTTCCCATTCCTCATAAAGAGGATATAAAGACAGCCTGGAATCTACTTCTTCATCGACCTGAACCAGTCGTAGAGGGCGAAGATTCGTCCCAATAAGCAATGTATCTTTGTAGCCTGAATAATACTCCGCAGTATATTCCACATCACGATGATGATGAATAAGCTCATCCAGTCCACTCAAAAACTGCTTGAGCTTCTCCAATGGACTAGCAAAAACATCGGCCATTCGGAAATCACCCAGATCAACCTTCTCTTCCAACCAAGCTTCCTTGACATTCGGATCGTACAAGCCAAAGCCGTTTGTCCCTGTATAAGCATCCTCCTGTCCCAGCTTGGACAGCAGTTGCTCCTCTTTGGCGGTGGGTTGCTGAATGATATCCGCTAAAGCCCGCAGATTTTCATACTGCTGGGCACGATCCGGGTCTGCATATATCTTTGTCAATATTTCCAGTCCACCCAATCGTTGCAGTTCCGCCTTCGCACGAAGCAAGCGTTCCAATGAGCCAGCGAGCGGATCTTCCGATTGTGAAAGCAACACACCAATGACACTTTGTCGCAACGAGCCTGTCTTGAGCTTTAATAAAGCTTCCATTTGCTGCATTTCTGGTTCCGACAGCGTCAGCTTGCGCGCCTTGGCCACAGCGAACTCACGGATACTCATACTTTTGTCAGACAAGCTGGAAAAAATAAAATCACGCTGTACCGCATCCTCAGGGTTCTGCACAAAATGGTTCAATATCTCGCCGCGCAGATTAGGGCTAATCTGATCCTTTAAGGCTATAATTTCCCCAATCCAGGAAGCATCCATATCATAACCAGCGAGATACAGCATTTTTTGAATAGGTGCATCCGAGCGGTGATACAGGTTTACATAATCCAGCACCTTGGAAGGCTCGGTAGACTCACCCTTTTTCATATGTACAAATAGATTATGAAGTCGTTCAAAATCCTTACGACGCTCCTCTTTGCTCTCCAGCAAAGGAGTGCGCGCCACTTTAACGATTCGATCCGCGACCGTCCCGCCTTCTACCCATTCATAAAAATAATCAGTTGTATAGTTCGTCAGTATCCAATAGCGAAGCTCCGGGTCCGTCTCATCCAGATATTCTCTCGCAATTCCGAGGCGCAGATCCTTGTTTTTAGTATTAGACAGTACATACTGTGCTACAATCTTCTGGTATGCTGCTCCCTGCTCCATAAGTTGGCGAACCTGTCCATATAAATCACGTTCCTCATGTACTGCCGTAGCCCACAAGCTCATATACAGTTCGTTAGCATTTGAGCTGGTCAGCCATTCCTGGCGCAGTTCAGTGCGAGTTAATGCTTCATATGCCTGCTCGATCAGCTGGCGAACGACCCGCTGATTGGCAGATTCCAAGCCCATGCCCGTCCACACTGCAAGCGCCCGCACTACCGAACTGTATCGAATGAAGCCTTGGTCGATGATCACCTTTAACAGATAAATGAGAGCCTGAGGAGTTCCTTCATCCATTTGCTCCACAATGC
This window of the Paenibacillus polymyxa genome carries:
- a CDS encoding DUF4132 domain-containing protein; amino-acid sequence: MHQENNEQEYFATLKERAAQLGGQQQELAQYVVELGKLHYIQEVEEPFIKCQQILKERAAESGEPLFKPLAEVLRSLIGQTAGDVFAHLTEHVTEYPYSTGYERRPFRTSEITAHTSRVYKKMVQLIRMDCIGFSIMDYLTKKDYEPGRDYRIQETIGDWIAYELDNGNSQVLEALKAIIYGDNQAALLTRNMIKGMLLSHQDENYHMIGELLAAARLQEGLRQSIVEQMDEGTPQALIYLLKVIIDQGFIRYSSVVRALAVWTGMGLESANQRVVRQLIEQAYEALTRTELRQEWLTSSNANELYMSLWATAVHEERDLYGQVRQLMEQGAAYQKIVAQYVLSNTKNKDLRLGIAREYLDETDPELRYWILTNYTTDYFYEWVEGGTVADRIVKVARTPLLESKEERRKDFERLHNLFVHMKKGESTEPSKVLDYVNLYHRSDAPIQKMLYLAGYDMDASWIGEIIALKDQISPNLRGEILNHFVQNPEDAVQRDFIFSSLSDKSMSIREFAVAKARKLTLSEPEMQQMEALLKLKTGSLRQSVIGVLLSQSEDPLAGSLERLLRAKAELQRLGGLEILTKIYADPDRAQQYENLRALADIIQQPTAKEEQLLSKLGQEDAYTGTNGFGLYDPNVKEAWLEEKVDLGDFRMADVFASPLEKLKQFLSGLDELIHHHRDVEYTAEYYSGYKDTLLIGTNLRPLRLVQVDEEVDSRLSLYPLYEEWERYLQESGIEARDLLELVFYDRLEPMDQTLDRYYRYFSFNFGYSEQSKQKLLEGWRKDFAEQMYPLERINEVQKWMAELTYSDQVSTLINAYFMDTAGSETFDVIDLAFNSLMQSMPKDRPVEDMGMFHLLSGPWLALEKGRVHDNESFKRFFHTFVNYAEWPGMENRFYSPLDLEDHFKAYEKGLISVGEVYRELLAGSESRRHMSTLTNARNTWISSKPEFLEIRRTVIDRLLEVELVRGDLPTEATSKVMGLSRIEGMDYFIRILEGLDKETFVRGYVYGYGDRITKKESFSHLLKACYPSDGEDAALLKEKLKKTKITDKRLLEAAMYAPQWIEIVAGYLGWEGLRSAAWYFHAHINEGFSAEKETIVAHYSPIAPQDFNDGAFDIHWFHEAYETLGEERFDLLYDCAKYISAGANHRRSQLFADATLGKLKRSEMEKSVEDKRNKDHLLTYSLIPLAEPPEPDVRERYDFIQKFLEQSKKFGAQRKASEALVSRIALGNLARNAGYDDVTRLVWDMEARKLDDLRSYFEPHALDEATTIQLVIDDEGTADIEIVSKGKTLKSIPARFKKDEYVTALKELKGDLVDQYRRARKELERSMESGTTFMVKELRGLLGNPVLAPLVRTLVFKAGDHLGYFNGDTLVLTAPSAEQHTIGEEDKLVIAHPLHLYESGRWSEFQKDLFDRQIRQPFKQVFRELYLLNADERANATVSRRYAGHQVQPNKTVSLLKSRQWTVSYEDGLQKVYYAENLIANLYAMADWFSPADTEAPTLETVQFFDRTTYKSVPLEEVPPVLFSEVMRDVDLVVSVAHVGGVDPEASLTTVEMRKVIVQESLRLLKISNVRLDGNYARIDGNLGEYAVHLGSGGVYKQAKGALHIIPVHSQHRGRIFLPFLDEDPRTAEILSKIALLADDQKIKDPQILEQLQA